In one Flavobacteriales bacterium genomic region, the following are encoded:
- a CDS encoding ABC transporter permease subunit, whose product MLALIRKEVRGFLGSLIGHIVIAVFLLLTGLFLWVFPDNILDSGFADLGPLFFVAPWVFLFLVPAVTMRSFSEEKRTGTIEVLLTKPLSELQIVLAKYTAAVLLLGVALLPTLVYVWSVDQLSTAVTAVPPGSVSWRIWLWHLLSALNAGACAWLLVRRGRSRGWSRTGWLTRALAVLGWAIAFRAVVHWMLFIGGVDAGATWGSYIGLFLLGACFAAIGLLASALTDSQIVAFLIAVFLCFFLYLGFDLIASFDVMGGLEGPIKAIGIQQHYQSLGRGVLDLGDVLYHLGVITIFLLLTRAALQSRTW is encoded by the coding sequence ATGCTGGCGCTCATCCGCAAAGAGGTCCGGGGCTTCCTCGGCTCGCTCATCGGCCACATCGTGATCGCGGTGTTCCTGCTGCTCACCGGGCTGTTCCTCTGGGTGTTCCCGGACAACATCCTGGACAGCGGCTTCGCTGACCTTGGCCCGCTTTTCTTCGTCGCCCCCTGGGTCTTCCTCTTCCTGGTGCCGGCGGTGACCATGCGCAGCTTCAGCGAGGAGAAGCGCACCGGCACCATCGAGGTGCTGCTCACCAAGCCCCTGAGCGAGCTGCAGATCGTGCTGGCCAAGTACACCGCCGCCGTGCTGCTGCTGGGCGTGGCGCTGCTGCCCACCCTGGTGTACGTGTGGAGCGTGGACCAGCTCTCCACCGCGGTAACCGCCGTGCCCCCCGGTTCGGTGAGCTGGCGCATCTGGCTCTGGCACCTCCTCTCGGCGCTGAATGCCGGCGCGTGCGCCTGGCTGCTTGTTCGCCGGGGGCGGAGCCGCGGCTGGAGCCGCACCGGCTGGCTCACCCGTGCGCTGGCGGTGCTCGGCTGGGCCATCGCCTTCCGCGCCGTGGTGCATTGGATGCTCTTCATCGGCGGGGTGGACGCCGGCGCCACCTGGGGCTCCTACATCGGCCTCTTCCTGCTGGGTGCCTGCTTCGCCGCCATCGGCCTGCTCGCCTCGGCCCTCACCGACAGCCAGATCGTGGCCTTCCTCATCGCCGTCTTCCTCTGCTTCTTCCTCTACCTGGGCTTCGACCTCATCGCCAGCTTCGACGTGATGGGCGGCCTCGAGGGCCCCATCAAGGCCATCGGCATCCAGCAGCACTACCAGAGCCTCGGCCGCGGCGTGCTCGACCTGGGCGATGTGCTCTACCACCTGGGCGTGATCACCATCTTCCTGCTGCTCACCCGGGCAGCGCTGCAAAGCCGCACCTGGTAG